The region TGAAAGTGGTCAATTAATAGGCACTCACATTTGCATCGTAGCAGCATAAAACCCattagataaataaaatgtttttatttaagttATAAAAGGAACCATCATCTATAAATATGAAGTATCACTCATACTccttatatatgtgtgtgtatgtgtgtgtgtgtgtgtgtgtgtgtgtgtgtgtgtgtgtgtgtgtgtgtgtgtgtgtgtgtgtgtgtgtgtgtgtgtgtgtgtgcctcttcACCcggtgacgcagtgggtagcactgtcgtctcacagctagaaggttttgggtttgattcttttctgttcacaattgtatgttctccctgtgtctgtatgggttctctccaggttctcctgcttcctcccacctgcaCCCCGCCTCTAGCCCAtattcagctgggataggcccagGTATGACCCGTGATCCGCTAAGAGGAAAAGTGGATGAAGTCAAGATTATTATGGTCTTCTTATCTACAAGACAATAGATGGGTGTTTTATCCACATATGACACTTATGTTGAGGTGTTGCTTGTTAGAATCATTCAGAACTTCAGTTGGTTTGATgaagaaaatatgtgttttctTCTGATTGGTATGGTTAAATGCAATGACCATGATAAAAGTCAATTGTCCAAATTGATAAAAAGGCACGATACTGCCAagagaaatgaaataattaCTGTTTCCAGACATTTTACAGTCAACTATGAAGAAAAGCACATAATGTTTCCATTCCAGTCTTTTAAGGTGCCCCCTCATCCATGGTGGGACTTTGCTAATGCTGCCTCTCAGAGTCTACCTTAAAGTGACATCGACATTTGGATTCGTCCCAACAACAGcaaatcacacatcacacaaaaCATCTGGACAACAGCTCTAGAGGAGTTTAAAGTGAGGCTCATGTGGAGAGGAGCAGCAAACAGCATGAATCCAGCTCTGGTTGTGTTGTCATTGTCTGTGCTGGCAGCAGTAGCAGCCCAGTCGCCTGACCATCAGGACATATCCTGGGTCAATGGCTACCGCCAGAGCTTCAACTTCCAGTGTCCCCATGGAGAGGCTGTGGTGGCCATCAGGAGCGACTACAGCGAGAAGGACGGCTCGGACCGCGTGTGGACCTTTGACTGCCAACCCACCCCTGAGGGTCTAGGGGAACCCACTGACTGCTGGTGGGATGACATCAACCGTGCTGGAATGGAGTGGTGGGTCCTCGTATATCAGagattttattctcttttcttgtGCACCTGTGAGCTCAGGAAGTGTCAGATTTACACtaaaaaactgttaaatgtgTTGCGTGTATTTATTTGCCTGCACTGAAGATTAAGAATACAGATCTTGGTACAATATATAGGTTAATTTAATTGTGAGGAATCAAGACCAATTTAATTTCAGTGGTTTCATCAGCTCTAGGTCCAACCTGTAATACAGACGTGGTCTGAATGCATAGTGAAGAATTGCTAATAGAAGTGTTTCAATTCTTCATGATTTTGCTGCAAACAGCATTACTGTACATGAAATCTTTGACCACCAGGGCTATGAACAAACGCTGCAGAGTAGGAGTAAACCAATCATCTGAACATCTGACACAGATTACATGTATGGAGTAAATGTTGACGTAGTGTTCAACAGCATCCTCAGGCTTCTATTTCACTCTGTGCAGCACATGTGAATACGTTTGAAATAGTTCATTTAGTTcatcaagtttatttatttcaggcaaatcCTTTGGGAAGCCACTAAGACCTACATCTTTGATCCAGTTGTTCTTTATTGTTCCAATCAACAGGATGACAGAAGCATAGATCAAAGATGAAACGCCTCAGTGAGACATGAACCTATGTCCCCTCACCCAGAGATATACTTTGACTGGTAATATATCTGATTAAGCTCATTTTAAGCAGACACAGAGGTCCTATGAGGCCTTTGAGGGGTTAGTTGCTGAACTATTGTAAAAATAAACTCCCTGTGTTAGTGATAGATGGGTGAAGTGGAACAATTTCTGCTAATGAATGACACGACTACATCACGCTTTTATCTAAAAGCCATAGTCTTCTCATGAAGCAGTGCACAGTAGGTGGGACTTTATATTTATCAATAGCTCAAAAGTCTGAGTCATAATTTTCTAGACATTAGTCTTCATTTACAATTAATACACACCCCACTGtgtaaaatgaagtgaaagCATAGCTATTTAATGCCAGGAAATAACGTTTCCCCAAATTTGATGGTTTCCTGTGGGTCtcatgaaaacagaaatgtctGATTCTAACTGTATACTCAACCTGTACATAATGAAACAGAATGCTTATCACTCAGTTTAATGGTCATGCAAGGCAGCTTAAATAGGCTGCCATAATGGGTCCAGATATCACATGACACTAGATGAATTAATATTGTCTGTAAATGTAAAGTAACATTTAAAGCAACacttttttaatcataaatatGAGTCCAAGCACCAGTTTTAACCATTACAAATTAAAGTCAAGGGAATGTATGTTCAGAACATTCAGAACGGGCCAGATGGCTTTAATGGGGTCCCACCCAGTCACAACGTCACCCCTGATTGGAGAGGCAACACATGTTTCCTGGTTCATcattttttacagatttaattAGGGCTAGCTGTTTTACACAGTTTCACTTAGACAAGAAGGAAAAGACAGATTCAACACATAAACCTGGTGATGAACCCAAACTTTATAGCCTGAAGACTTTTTGGTTTATACAAGACTACAACAGACAGACTTTATCTCGGACCTTCCACATGGGTGTTGTTTTCATAACTTTAATTTCATGCCTGGTCTTTCTGAGTCTGTTTGAATTACAGTCTCAGTCCAGAGCAACCATATGTGTCTTCTGTTACTGGGAACTGGACTGTTTCCAGTCTATCTAAACAAGATTTATTCAACAGGCTGTGTCAGTGGCCCCTCTGTGATACCATATTGTAGTTTGTCGTCCACGTGTCACAGCATTTTCCTCAACAATTGCAGCATGCCATTCATAAAGCAGGGATTTATAACAGGTTCAGTAAGgacttgtgttttgtgtttaatttccATCCTCCGACTGATTGCTTTtggtattttttcttttcttttacttttaccaCATCCCCACAACAGCATTTTCAACCAACAAACGACTATCCAGGAAGGTTCATAATGGATCAAGCCATTTTGAAGGAGAGTTGAAGTCTGTTTTATCAACAGCTTGcatgatgtatgtgtgtgagccGAAGGCATACATCCTTTCAGACTGCTTTCATTCAATATTCAACTGAACCCAGCCCATTGGCTCAAAACAAACGCTGTGTGCTCCATCGCTGCCGCTCCTGCCTGCTTTAACATGCTGCCTGTTTGGATAACACTGGCGGGCCCCTGTAGGAAAACACCCCCATTGACTGAATGGTTGTTGACCATGCCCATGTTGCCATGACAAACTTTTTCTCAATGCCCAGCTCCAAGTGCTTGGGCCTGGTACAGTTGAATGTGTTGTGGTGACAGTGAAGCGTATGGGCCATAAACAAACAGCTACAGCAACAAACAGTGTAGTACAGGGGTTCTAAATCTGAGATTGTGGTCCTATCGTCAGGCAAAGCTCTGAGGAAGTGTCTCACCACCAACCTCATTTTAACTTGCTTCGTTATGTCACCCAATCAACACTGAGAAATTGAGTGAGGATAGCTTAATACTGCTGTGTAGGATTAATTCAAATTATGCTAGACACATAGGACAAAAGGATTGTCCTAAGGCTcttaaaggttttaaaaaacAGCACCAAAATAACTATATCTCTGTGCTAACTCAGTATATTTTCACTTCTGGTCATTGAGCTGCTCCTGAAACTTTCTGGATGCCTCCTTCcgctttgacatttttttccatgtttcaaGGCCAAAAATGACTTTCAAGACATTTTtagatgtttgtctttctttctttgtatcAGTtgaatgaaatagaaataaCTAACTATGTGTCTTTGCAGGACTTCAACATGCAGTCGAAATGGCCTGGTAGCAGGCGTGCAAAGCAAGTACTTTGAGCCCGTCCTGGACCGTGAATGGCAGTTCTACTGCTGCTATTACAGACGCCGCTGTCCTTACTCCTGCATGTATGTCAACACACAGCTACAGACATGTTTTAAGCATTTATTGGAGCATTTGCTCATTCCGTCAAAGTTAGATATTTAACAGTAAGGCACATTTGAATctgaagctaatgttagcctACCGTTGAACAACAAATTTAAACAAAGAGTGAAAAGCTGTGTGAAAAGCTACAGCTACTAGTGCCTCAAAAACTATCTACttaacaaactttttcctgCTTGATTTGAAAACATACTGAATATCCAAAGTTGCTAGTGAATCAATGTTCTTCACCAAGAAACAGTCGCGCACACTTGAACACAAAACACTCTGATACAGAGTTAACATGGATGTAACAATAACAAGGTAATTCAGGAGCTGTGGAGCTGGCAGGTAACTCTTTTACCTGGATTGAACCAGACTGTTCGGTGTTTATGTTCAGATAAGGTAACCATTTCCTGGTTGTACATTTAGCACTCAGACTTTAAAGCGGAATCAATCTGTACCTGAGCAGGACAGTAAATCAGCTTATTTCCCTAGAATGCCAAAGTATCCTTTTAACTTCTATTGTAAAACCCAACTCATCTCAGTATTGTAAAATCAGTGCTTTTGTTGGTTCCCACAGGAAGACCAATAACATTCCTGAATACTACAAAGAGGAGGGAGAGCTGGTCATGCCCAGTTATGGTTATTTCATTCGAGGAGCTCAGACCACCTTCACAGGAGTGGAAAGGTTTGTTCCcaatatcttttttttcctcccaaaaCTCCTGATTCCATGAAGCAGCAGCGTGGATCTACAATCCATCCAAAAAATGTTGGCCTCCTCCCATGACTGAATTGGAAGTAGAGATCTCCATAGTCAGGCCTCTGGGAGCAGAATGTATTGGCAGACAAGGCAGGAACAGAAGAAACAGCAAAGATAATATTTATGTAGAGTTTTATGATTGCTGAACTGAcaggcttttttcttttattttgtttcagagACCGACAATGGAAGTACATCCTGTGCAGAATGACAGACTTTGACTGTGAATTTGAGAATTTATAGATTGTTTGCAGCATAGGTCACATCTGTGCACAGATAAGTACATATTTAGACTGACATGTAAACATGTAGTAACATTATACATAAATGATTATGTCACATGTCACATAAGCCTATATGATCAATTTTTATATAGCATGGAAactttaaatgaataataaaggtAACAATTGTGGTAAACAATAACACAGAGGGTCTATTTGGGATTTTGGTACAGCTGGACATTTTGAACGGCGtaatcattttcatttagcAACTGGATGAACTATAAGTCCTTTAGCAGCATGTGAATGTGGTTTCCAAAACAAGCTCATTTATTTGATGCTGTGGTGGTCATGGTGGTGAAAACCACAAGCATCACACTGATCCGACAATTCTCATGTGAGGTCAGTGATGGCCAAACAAAATGGTTATTCCAATTTTAAGGTCATGTTGAGCTTCAGGATACGGCTGATTGGAAAGAAGAGTTAGGACGCTATTCCAGGTTTACATGCTTTCAATAGACTTAAGATCCCTCCTTTATTAAAACATCTTGTTCATTTTGGCAATTATACAGGAACAGTGCTGTACTTGAAATCCTGAAAGTACTATGTGAAAATGGTGACAGTGCCACCCCCTTCTTTAAGTCATTGATTTGTGGTATGGTTAATTCATTTGTTAAACACAATGTCATAAACTGTtgagaaaatatcaaataacCTTATATATGGTGTTTACAATAAAAGAATATTAATCAAAATCTCATGTCTTAACTGTTGTGGGACAAAGGTTGAGCATACAAACCTTTAATAAGCATAAATGATGACTCAGCATGACTAGACTATatggaatttaataaatactCATACTTTTCTCTTTAATATAAATCAGTTTGACCATGTttgaacaggaaacaaaaattCCTCCTTAGATGGAAGGTCAACAAATCTGTCTTCTTGAAGCCTGAACAAAGCCCATTGACTATGATTGTGTAATATGTTTTAGGGTTTCCTACAAAAGCGAACTGACTCACATGAAGCGTTTATCCTGTATAGCgaaacaggaaaatgtttctgCCGACTTAACTTTCCAGTAAACTTTCCCAGTGCAGGACGTTTTTATCCAGTATGTCTTATCATGGAAATCCAAGGCAAATGTGGAACATTAAACTGTCTTAATTTTGCTTTGTCTCCATTTTCACTTAACTTGTTCTGGATTGGTCAAACACCCGCTCTCATTTCCCCAAGTGCTCTTAATTTCATTCAAACTTAATGGAGTGAGTTGGATGAAGGTCAGTCAGCTTGCTGCGCCACCTTGAAAGGAGCTGGGGACGGGGCCAGTGGCTTTCAGCCCTATTTGTTTATGGTGGCTGCTGTGTGGAGGCAGAGGGCCAAACACGCTGTGTGTCACAGCTGTCCCTCGAGACTGTGAATGGCGGCAAGCCACACGCCTAGAGGGGACTCCTGCCCTCGGGGACAAACTGTCCCTGTGATGGAAGGCTCCTTCCTGAGCTGGGAATTACAGAAGAATTTATAGTCCCTGTTCTCGAATCCCACCATGTGCTTTATCACAGCTGGATGAAAAACAatcctttcaaaataatattCACACTGATGATCAGCGTTTAGGAGGATACATGAATCTATTACAGATTTCATTCTATGATCACTTTAGGAATCCATAGAAATCCACCATAAAGTCAAGAGCAAGTTTGCATAAATGCCAACAAAATACCAGACAACAAGAATTGATTTCTACTGAAAACTACCTCTTATTACCAAAGGAATGCATCTGCCTGGAATATTGGTATTTCTATAGACCCAAATGTATTGTTATTATATAATGAATTAACATTGATGGATTGACAGTTTGAATGTCCTGCATTAAAGAAGGATTTACTACTGTAATCTTAAAATATA is a window of Antennarius striatus isolate MH-2024 chromosome 7, ASM4005453v1, whole genome shotgun sequence DNA encoding:
- the dpt gene encoding dermatopontin: MWRGAANSMNPALVVLSLSVLAAVAAQSPDHQDISWVNGYRQSFNFQCPHGEAVVAIRSDYSEKDGSDRVWTFDCQPTPEGLGEPTDCWWDDINRAGMEWTSTCSRNGLVAGVQSKYFEPVLDREWQFYCCYYRRRCPYSCMKTNNIPEYYKEEGELVMPSYGYFIRGAQTTFTGVERDRQWKYILCRMTDFDCEFENL